One genomic window of Candidatus Saccharimonadales bacterium includes the following:
- the rplF gene encoding 50S ribosomal protein L6, which translates to MSRIGKLPIDVPAGVTITVDSDVITVKGPKGELTVPHLSDVTVTLEGTQAIVTRKDDERIAKAQHGLQRALLNNAVDGVTKGFEKKLEVNGVGFRINGGGQAIEMSLGFSHPVKYTAPEGVNLTVEKMTITVNGIDKQQVGQVAAEIRSLKKPEPYKGKGIKYADEVILRKAGKAGK; encoded by the coding sequence ATGAGTCGAATCGGAAAACTACCAATTGACGTACCTGCAGGTGTGACAATCACGGTCGACTCAGATGTTATTACAGTCAAAGGCCCTAAAGGCGAACTGACCGTACCACATCTGAGCGACGTTACTGTGACCCTAGAAGGTACACAAGCAATCGTTACCCGCAAGGATGACGAACGCATCGCCAAAGCCCAACACGGGTTGCAGCGTGCATTACTAAATAACGCCGTCGACGGTGTTACTAAAGGTTTCGAAAAGAAACTTGAAGTAAACGGTGTCGGTTTTCGTATAAACGGTGGCGGCCAGGCTATCGAAATGAGCCTTGGTTTTTCTCACCCTGTGAAATACACAGCGCCTGAAGGCGTCAACCTTACTGTTGAAAAGATGACTATTACAGTCAACGGCATCGACAAACAACAGGTTGGCCAAGTCGCTGCTGAAATCCGTTCGCTTAAAAAACCTGAACCTTACAAAGGTAAAGGTATTAAATATGCTGACGAAGTTATTCTTCGTAAGGCAGGAAAGGCTGGTAAGTAG
- the rplN gene encoding 50S ribosomal protein L14 encodes MIQQETRLKVTDNSGAKEILCIRVLGGTRRRYARVGDVIVATVKQANPTGTVKRKSVVKAVIVRTRDQIQRKDGSTIAFDDNAAVIIGDDKNPKATRVFGPVPRELRDMGYAKIISLAPEVL; translated from the coding sequence ATGATTCAGCAAGAAACCCGTCTAAAGGTAACCGACAACTCGGGCGCAAAGGAAATCCTTTGTATCCGTGTTCTTGGCGGTACTAGGCGTCGTTATGCTCGTGTCGGTGACGTTATCGTCGCTACCGTAAAGCAAGCGAACCCAACTGGTACTGTGAAACGTAAATCAGTCGTTAAAGCTGTGATTGTTCGCACACGCGACCAAATTCAGCGTAAAGACGGCAGCACTATCGCTTTTGACGATAACGCTGCAGTAATTATTGGCGATGATAAAAACCCTAAGGCTACTCGTGTCTTTGGACCTGTGCCACGTGAACTACGTGACATGGGCTATGCGAAGATCATCAGCCTAGCTCCGGAGGTACTCTAA
- a CDS encoding 50S ribosomal protein L23, which yields MTSISVIPRATEKAYAQSISNNVYVFNVPLTANKQEIIAAVETQFEVKVTGIKTLVQNGKAIRFSRGKNRYPGKTTRKDSKKAYVTLAEGNSIQVFEQQPAEEEKK from the coding sequence ATGACATCTATTAGTGTTATCCCACGCGCAACCGAGAAAGCTTATGCCCAAAGCATCTCGAACAATGTTTACGTATTTAATGTTCCGCTAACAGCTAATAAACAAGAGATTATTGCTGCGGTGGAAACTCAATTTGAAGTAAAAGTAACTGGTATCAAAACACTAGTACAAAATGGTAAAGCAATTCGCTTTAGCCGCGGTAAAAACCGCTACCCAGGCAAGACAACACGTAAAGACTCTAAAAAAGCTTACGTCACTCTAGCTGAAGGTAATAGTATCCAAGTATTTGAACAACAGCCAGCAGAAGAGGAGAAGAAGTAA
- the rpmC gene encoding 50S ribosomal protein L29, which produces MADTKTTKKATEVKTIETLQAELATKQADMLEAKRGHAAGELANPRVITATRKEIARLHTAIRAAELDAAEESK; this is translated from the coding sequence ATGGCTGACACGAAAACAACCAAGAAGGCAACTGAAGTGAAGACTATCGAAACACTCCAAGCTGAGCTCGCTACCAAGCAAGCTGATATGCTTGAAGCAAAACGTGGTCATGCTGCAGGTGAACTAGCTAACCCTAGGGTCATCACTGCCACACGTAAAGAAATCGCTCGTCTTCATACTGCTATCCGAGCAGCTGAACTTGACGCGGCAGAGGAGAGTAAATAA
- the rpsS gene encoding 30S ribosomal protein S19, whose protein sequence is MSRSLKKGPFIDFKLAKKVAALGSTDRTIIKTWARASTITPEMVGRTIAVHNGKVHVPVLVSENMVGHKLGEFSPTRKFRKHGGKDKK, encoded by the coding sequence ATGAGTCGATCACTTAAAAAGGGACCATTCATCGACTTCAAGCTCGCTAAAAAAGTGGCGGCGCTTGGATCGACAGACCGTACTATTATCAAAACCTGGGCTCGTGCAAGCACGATCACCCCAGAGATGGTAGGACGTACGATCGCTGTTCATAACGGTAAAGTACATGTTCCAGTTCTTGTTTCGGAAAATATGGTTGGTCACAAACTCGGTGAGTTTAGCCCAACTCGTAAATTCCGCAAGCACGGTGGAAAGGATAAGAAGTAA
- the rpsN gene encoding 30S ribosomal protein S14, with translation MAKKSMIARDEKRKKMILKFAAKRAELKEVGDLEGLQALPKNSSPSRWKNRDVLSGRPRAYMRRFGLNRINFREKASKGEIPGVTKSSW, from the coding sequence ATGGCTAAGAAATCTATGATCGCTCGCGACGAAAAACGCAAGAAAATGATTCTGAAGTTTGCCGCAAAGCGCGCTGAACTAAAAGAAGTCGGTGACCTAGAAGGCCTACAGGCACTTCCAAAGAACAGTAGCCCAAGCCGCTGGAAGAACCGGGATGTATTATCTGGTCGGCCACGTGCTTACATGCGTCGATTTGGACTAAACCGTATTAACTTCCGTGAAAAAGCCTCAAAGGGTGAAATCCCAGGCGTCACGAAGAGTAGTTGGTAA
- the rpsQ gene encoding 30S ribosomal protein S17 yields MAKTLTGTVTSDVANKTITVTVTSRETHPIYGKQYTVSRKYAAHDEDNDAKKGDLVTISETRPVSKRKSFKLDKILEKSHGSIELKDDEVKA; encoded by the coding sequence ATGGCCAAGACATTGACCGGTACTGTCACATCGGATGTGGCAAACAAAACCATCACCGTCACTGTAACTAGTCGTGAAACGCATCCTATTTATGGCAAACAATATACTGTTAGCCGCAAATACGCCGCTCATGATGAAGACAATGACGCTAAAAAGGGTGATTTAGTAACAATTAGCGAAACTCGTCCCGTTTCAAAGCGTAAAAGCTTTAAACTAGACAAGATTCTTGAAAAGTCTCACGGTTCAATTGAACTAAAAGATGACGAGGTGAAGGCTTAG
- the rplB gene encoding 50S ribosomal protein L2, which produces MPIKAYNPTTPARRGMTTEDYSEITTRKPLKSLVKSKKQNAGRNNTGRITVRHRGGGVKRHYRLMNHKLAPGTVATVEEIEYDPNRSARIARIKDQHGLYHYILADTQMIKGKTITSGEDAPIETSNRMPLSKIPVGSQIYAIEIYPGKGAQMVRSAGTKAQLMAKEGDHAQVRLPSGEVRRFRLEATAAIGIVGNVQHQNVKIGSAGRNRRKGIRPSVRGIAMNAVDHPHGGGDGGAHGIGRTPKTPWGQLTLGYRTRRRKDVSKLIVKSRHEGKRKK; this is translated from the coding sequence ATGCCAATTAAAGCTTACAACCCAACTACTCCTGCTCGTCGAGGCATGACAACAGAGGACTACAGTGAAATTACCACTCGTAAACCCCTAAAAAGTCTCGTCAAGAGCAAAAAGCAAAATGCTGGCCGTAACAACACTGGTCGCATCACCGTTCGTCACCGTGGTGGTGGTGTTAAACGACACTACCGTCTGATGAACCATAAACTTGCGCCTGGTACAGTTGCGACAGTCGAGGAAATCGAGTATGACCCTAACCGTTCAGCTCGTATTGCTCGTATCAAAGACCAGCACGGTCTTTACCATTACATCCTTGCTGACACGCAAATGATTAAGGGTAAGACTATCACCAGCGGTGAAGATGCGCCAATTGAAACAAGTAACCGTATGCCACTATCTAAAATTCCTGTTGGTTCACAGATCTACGCGATCGAAATTTACCCAGGAAAAGGTGCGCAAATGGTTCGTTCGGCTGGAACAAAAGCTCAGCTGATGGCTAAAGAAGGCGACCACGCTCAAGTGCGTTTGCCATCTGGCGAAGTCCGTCGATTCCGCCTAGAAGCAACTGCCGCTATCGGTATTGTTGGTAACGTTCAGCACCAAAACGTTAAAATCGGTTCGGCTGGTCGTAACCGTCGTAAGGGTATTCGTCCATCTGTTCGTGGTATTGCCATGAACGCTGTCGATCACCCGCACGGTGGTGGTGACGGTGGTGCTCACGGTATTGGCCGTACGCCTAAGACACCTTGGGGTCAGTTGACACTTGGATACCGTACTCGTCGTCGTAAAGATGTCAGTAAGTTAATCGTTAAAAGTCGCCATGAAGGTAAGAGGAAGAAGTAG
- the rpsH gene encoding 30S ribosomal protein S8, translated as MSLQSTDPIADLLTRIRNAAMVGKAEVRVPSSKLKVTVAQQLKKNKYLADVKIEAGKPRDTLVITINKPGENSTITEITRLSKPGRRVYVGSNDIPRVKSGRGLVLISTSKGVITGHEAVKQRLGGELLLKVY; from the coding sequence ATGTCATTACAATCAACTGACCCAATTGCCGACCTTCTTACCCGCATTCGAAACGCGGCTATGGTTGGCAAAGCAGAAGTTCGTGTTCCATCAAGCAAATTGAAGGTAACAGTTGCCCAGCAACTTAAAAAGAACAAATACCTTGCAGATGTAAAAATCGAAGCAGGCAAACCACGCGACACGCTGGTTATTACTATCAACAAACCTGGCGAAAACAGCACAATTACCGAGATTACTCGTCTGAGTAAACCTGGTCGTCGTGTTTACGTCGGCAGTAACGATATCCCACGCGTTAAAAGCGGCCGTGGCCTTGTACTAATCAGTACCTCAAAAGGTGTGATTACTGGTCACGAAGCAGTTAAGCAACGCCTTGGTGGTGAATTACTACTTAAGGTATACTAG
- the rplP gene encoding 50S ribosomal protein L16, with the protein MLLPKKTKYRKVRKGKNDGVATRGNYIAFGDYALQSQTNERITSRQIESSRQAMTRYIKRGGKIWIRIFPHTPVTRKPQDVKMGSGKGNPEFFVAKVKAGTVLFEMKGVTEEVAREAMRLAGHKLPVKTRFIKREEA; encoded by the coding sequence ATGTTACTTCCAAAGAAAACCAAATATCGAAAAGTTCGCAAAGGTAAAAACGACGGCGTTGCTACTCGTGGCAACTACATCGCTTTTGGTGATTACGCACTCCAAAGCCAGACAAACGAACGAATTACCAGTCGTCAGATCGAGTCTTCTCGTCAGGCAATGACACGTTACATCAAACGTGGTGGTAAAATCTGGATTCGCATTTTCCCACACACCCCTGTTACGCGCAAGCCACAGGACGTGAAAATGGGTAGCGGTAAAGGTAACCCTGAATTCTTCGTCGCTAAGGTAAAAGCTGGCACCGTATTGTTTGAAATGAAGGGTGTTACCGAAGAAGTAGCCCGCGAGGCAATGCGTCTTGCCGGTCACAAACTTCCAGTAAAGACCCGCTTTATCAAGCGAGAGGAGGCCTAA
- the rplE gene encoding 50S ribosomal protein L5 — translation MAKTTATTNATPRLKALYKDTYVKELQAELKLGNVHQVPKLEKIVVSVGIGKNKDDKRYYEAVRNTLTKVTGQSPVDRMAKKSIAGFKIRAGMNRVGISVTLRGSRMYEFLDRLVNVSLPRVRDFHGVSAKFDKGGNYNLGLVEQSIFPELTFEETQVLHGLQVTFAIRNEDVAHSRALLEKFGMPFEKEGGAR, via the coding sequence ATGGCTAAAACTACAGCTACTACTAACGCAACTCCTCGCTTGAAAGCTTTATATAAGGATACTTATGTCAAAGAACTCCAAGCCGAATTGAAACTCGGTAACGTACATCAAGTACCAAAACTCGAGAAAATCGTGGTAAGCGTTGGTATCGGCAAGAACAAAGACGACAAACGTTACTACGAAGCTGTCCGCAACACACTAACCAAGGTTACTGGTCAATCACCAGTTGACCGTATGGCTAAAAAATCTATTGCAGGTTTTAAAATCCGTGCCGGTATGAACCGTGTTGGTATTAGCGTGACACTACGCGGTAGCAGAATGTACGAATTCCTCGACCGTTTAGTCAACGTATCACTTCCACGTGTTCGTGACTTCCACGGTGTATCAGCTAAGTTTGACAAGGGTGGAAACTATAATCTAGGTTTGGTTGAGCAATCAATCTTCCCAGAGTTAACATTCGAAGAAACGCAGGTTCTACACGGCCTACAGGTAACGTTCGCTATTCGTAACGAAGATGTTGCTCACAGCCGTGCATTACTAGAGAAATTTGGTATGCCGTTTGAGAAAGAAGGAGGCGCACGCTAA
- the rplV gene encoding 50S ribosomal protein L22, with protein sequence MAEQQTIRAYAKGVDQTPRKVSLVASLVRGRTVADALVILEHVPKRAALPVKKAIESAKANAVNTHGLDGKTLAISTLSVTAGTRLKRFKPASRGRALPFQKKSANILVEVTGDVKPKKKPAAVVADKPEKKESK encoded by the coding sequence ATGGCTGAACAACAAACCATTCGTGCCTACGCTAAAGGTGTTGACCAGACTCCACGTAAAGTTAGCCTGGTTGCTAGCCTAGTTCGTGGACGCACCGTAGCCGACGCACTTGTTATCCTAGAACACGTTCCAAAACGCGCAGCATTGCCTGTTAAAAAGGCAATCGAAAGCGCAAAGGCGAATGCAGTTAACACACACGGTCTAGACGGCAAAACACTTGCTATCTCGACACTATCAGTTACTGCAGGCACACGTTTGAAGCGATTCAAGCCAGCTAGCCGCGGACGTGCACTTCCATTCCAGAAGAAATCTGCAAACATCTTGGTTGAAGTAACCGGTGATGTAAAACCTAAGAAGAAGCCAGCAGCTGTAGTTGCTGACAAACCTGAAAAGAAGGAGAGCAAGTAA
- the rpsC gene encoding 30S ribosomal protein S3 — protein sequence MGQKVNPISFRLQVHKNWDSRWFAGKRDFAKWLAEDIHIRELIEKKFASRPTINRIEIERSANLITITIHTAKAGVVIGRGGAGVTELKAGIEKIASLPVRINIEEVKRPELAAKLVAENIARQLERRINFRRAIKMTAQNTMAAGAKGIRIQVAGRLNNAEMARTEKVIEGSVPLHTLRADIDFHVARAALPGAGIVGVKVWIYKGERADR from the coding sequence ATGGGCCAAAAAGTAAACCCAATTAGCTTCCGCCTCCAGGTTCACAAGAACTGGGATTCACGCTGGTTCGCCGGTAAGCGTGATTTTGCCAAGTGGCTTGCGGAAGACATTCACATTCGCGAACTGATCGAAAAGAAGTTCGCGTCTCGCCCTACAATCAATCGTATTGAGATTGAACGTTCGGCAAACCTTATCACTATTACTATTCACACAGCAAAAGCTGGTGTTGTGATTGGTCGTGGTGGTGCAGGTGTTACGGAACTAAAAGCAGGTATCGAAAAGATCGCTAGCCTACCAGTTCGTATTAACATCGAAGAAGTAAAGCGTCCGGAACTTGCTGCAAAGCTTGTTGCTGAAAACATTGCCCGTCAGCTTGAACGCCGTATTAATTTCCGTCGTGCAATCAAGATGACTGCGCAAAACACTATGGCTGCAGGCGCCAAGGGTATTCGTATCCAGGTTGCCGGCCGTCTAAACAACGCAGAAATGGCTCGTACAGAAAAGGTGATTGAGGGTTCAGTCCCTCTTCACACGCTCCGTGCTGACATTGATTTCCACGTTGCGCGTGCCGCACTCCCTGGTGCTGGTATCGTTGGTGTGAAAGTTTGGATTTACAAGGGTGAAAGGGCTGATCGATAA
- the rplD gene encoding 50S ribosomal protein L4, which produces MAEITKPAAKTTLPKEVFAVEVQNHELLRLAYDSFLANNRLASATTKQRGEVRGGGKKPWKQKGTGRARFGSSRNPIWRGGGVVFGPRGNENYTKRLSTTSKRVALKQALTLAEKAGKIVVKDIKTTGKTSEVVKFLADNKFDRKVLVVVDEKTPELIRATSNIQNVLLTRSTYLSVYYILNADKIVIAPKSLETIKNWLVKEEA; this is translated from the coding sequence ATGGCTGAGATTACAAAACCAGCTGCTAAAACTACCCTGCCTAAGGAAGTCTTCGCAGTCGAAGTGCAAAACCACGAACTATTACGCCTAGCGTATGATTCGTTCCTTGCGAACAACCGTCTTGCAAGCGCAACCACGAAACAACGTGGTGAAGTCCGCGGTGGTGGTAAAAAGCCATGGAAGCAAAAAGGCACAGGTCGTGCACGATTCGGTTCATCACGAAACCCAATCTGGCGCGGTGGTGGTGTCGTATTTGGTCCACGCGGCAACGAAAACTACACAAAGCGACTTAGTACAACCAGTAAACGTGTTGCACTAAAACAAGCACTGACTCTAGCTGAAAAAGCCGGCAAGATTGTCGTCAAAGACATCAAGACCACCGGTAAAACAAGCGAAGTAGTAAAATTCTTGGCCGACAATAAATTTGACCGCAAGGTACTAGTTGTTGTTGACGAGAAGACACCAGAGCTGATCCGAGCAACTAGCAACATCCAGAATGTTCTACTTACCAGGTCAACTTACCTGAGTGTTTACTATATCCTTAACGCTGACAAGATCGTTATTGCCCCTAAATCACTCGAGACAATCAAAAACTGGCTCGTGAAGGAGGAGGCGTAA
- the rplC gene encoding 50S ribosomal protein L3 — MKALLGTKIGMTQIISEDGRAIPVTLIQAGPVTVTQVKSVESDGYNAVQVAYGEGKNLSKAVAGHTSPAKVTPKHIREFRVTELPEGLKVGDTIDVNQFELGDVVDATGTSKGKGFAGTVKRHNFNTSKSTHGGNGNVRKPGSIGSMYPQKVFKGKRMAGRMGHDRVTVQNLEVAYVDAVNHLIGLKGAVPGPKKGLIIIGGKA, encoded by the coding sequence GTGAAAGCACTTCTCGGTACCAAAATTGGTATGACCCAAATCATTAGTGAGGATGGACGCGCAATTCCTGTGACGTTAATTCAAGCTGGCCCCGTTACTGTGACTCAGGTCAAGTCTGTCGAATCCGACGGCTATAACGCAGTACAGGTGGCATATGGTGAGGGTAAGAACCTGAGCAAGGCCGTTGCTGGACACACAAGTCCAGCTAAAGTGACCCCGAAACATATTCGGGAATTTCGTGTTACAGAACTACCTGAAGGTCTAAAGGTAGGTGACACGATCGACGTAAACCAGTTTGAACTAGGCGATGTCGTAGACGCGACTGGAACAAGCAAGGGTAAAGGTTTTGCCGGTACGGTAAAACGACATAACTTTAATACCAGTAAATCGACTCACGGTGGTAACGGAAACGTTCGTAAACCGGGTTCTATTGGATCAATGTATCCACAGAAGGTCTTTAAGGGTAAACGCATGGCTGGCCGTATGGGCCACGACCGCGTTACTGTTCAAAACCTTGAAGTGGCGTACGTTGATGCGGTTAACCATCTTATCGGTCTAAAGGGCGCTGTGCCTGGTCCGAAAAAAGGTCTGATTATCATCGGAGGGAAAGCATAA
- a CDS encoding DUF397 domain-containing protein — translation MQNTQPYNGMPGDAMSELIWRKSQRSGPNGNCVEVAKLPDGNVAMRNSRFVGGPALVFTKAEIEAFLGGVHDGEFDDLA, via the coding sequence GTGCAGAACACCCAGCCTTACAACGGCATGCCCGGCGACGCGATGAGCGAACTCATCTGGCGGAAGAGCCAGCGCAGTGGCCCCAACGGCAACTGCGTCGAGGTGGCCAAACTGCCTGACGGCAACGTTGCGATGCGCAACTCGCGCTTCGTCGGCGGCCCGGCGCTCGTCTTCACCAAGGCTGAAATCGAGGCCTTCCTCGGTGGCGTCCACGACGGCGAGTTCGACGACCTCGCCTGA
- the rplX gene encoding 50S ribosomal protein L24, whose product MARRIQKDDIVKIISGSKKGTTGKVLSVLTKKNSALIEGVGTKHRHVKPSQLNPRGGSKDIHTPTPLHKLALVVDEKTSKTSRVGYIKNADGTKVRLARQLKNKEIK is encoded by the coding sequence ATGGCACGTCGTATTCAAAAAGATGACATCGTAAAGATCATCTCTGGAAGCAAAAAGGGAACGACAGGTAAGGTACTTTCTGTTCTTACGAAAAAGAACAGTGCGCTTATCGAAGGTGTCGGTACAAAACACCGCCACGTTAAACCAAGCCAGCTTAACCCACGTGGTGGATCTAAGGATATTCATACTCCAACTCCACTCCATAAACTAGCGCTTGTTGTTGACGAAAAAACCAGCAAGACTAGTCGTGTTGGTTACATCAAGAACGCCGACGGTACCAAGGTTCGCCTTGCTCGTCAGCTAAAAAATAAGGAGATCAAGTAA